The window TTACTCTTTTTTGTTTAATTAGTGATCTAAAATATGACTTGACAAACATATGTAAGTTATAATATAATTATTAATAATATAGTATATTTATTAGATAATTGAGTATATTTATTAAGGATTGAGTAGTGAGTAGAGGTAGATTTATAATCTTAGTAAAAGAGTAGGAAAGTAGTTTGGTAGGTAATAAGTAGATTAGATCAGCTCTTTATTGAGGGCTATCTATAACTTACTCTAGACTACTCTTAGTTTAGAGTTTTTTTATTATCTACTAATAATTAATTATTGAAGGGGGATTATCATGCAAGGGTTAGAAGAAGAGAAGTCGAGAATTAATGATTTAAATAAGAAAGAGAAAGTAGTATATTTAGCAAAAAATGACCCTTTTTTGAAAGTAGAAGAATTAGCAGAAAAAGTAGAGACAACCCCTCACTACGTTAGGACAGTTTTATCGGAGGCACGATTATCATTGACTAAGCTACGAGAAAGATATGCTCGTAAAATGGAGAAATTATCTAATGTATCATCTCATCAATTTTTAATCGATATAATTAATATTTTGGATTTAGATATTATTTCTACTGAACAGTTAGATAGAATAATTTTAAATGAATATAATAGTTATGAAAAATTAGTAAAAGGTAATAATTCCCAGGAAAGATCTTTAATGGTTTATGAACAAGAGGACCCTATATTAGTTAATACTACTTTTTTGATTCCTAATGATGAAGAGGTAGATAGTGAACAAAAAATTGATAACCTTTTAAATGCTAAAGCTTCTAATATTGAATTTACTAATCCAATATTAGAAATTGAAAAGGCTAATTATGATTTAGCAGAAGCTCTTCAGATTAATTTAGGAGATGTTCTATTTAAAATTAGTCGTAAAGTATTAATTAAGAACCAAGTAAAAGGTTTAGATATTCTCTATTTAAGAAATGATAACTGTCAGATTAGCTTAACTGGTAAAGATACATCGTTTCAAATTAAAAAGGCAAATTAAAGGTTTTTTAATAAAAATTCAATCTAAATTACTTAATATGATATTTATGAGTTGACAAATAATTCAGAATATAATATAATATAATAGTTCTTACTATAGTATATATAAGTAGATGAGTAGATAATTAGATAAGTAGTCAATAAGTAGAAAGATATAATTGATTTGGAATTGTATAATTTATTTAATAAAAATAATATAATCATTATTAAAATAGAGTAGTTTAGCAGAGAGTAGTAAATAAGAGTTGAAAAATATTAGGATTTCTATAGCCTTATCTCTAAACTATGTACTTCTATTCTTTAGGGATAAGTTTTTTTATATTTGTAGTAAAATTTTTTTATGTTTATTTTATTGGTAATATTGGTGACATATGTTAGTCACTGAAAATATATTTTTAAAGCAAATTCAGTTAATTTTTTATATAAATACTTACACATATAAGTAAGGCAAGGAGGTGAAATAGAGGAGAGGAGAAGAGAAGTGTAGGTTATGTTTAAATTGATAATTATTCATTGAGTAGTAAAGAGCAGAAAAGAATTGAGGAGGTAAATAAATGTTTAATAAGAAGAGTATAGCTTTAGTTTTAATTATTGCTGTAGTAGGGTTTGCTTTAGTAGGTTGTGGACAATCTGAAAAAGCGGCAGAGCAGGCACCGGAAAAGAATCAACAACAGACTGAAAAGAAAGCTCAAGAAAAAGTTAAGCCTAAATCTGGTGGAACATTAGTCTTTGGACGAGGTGGAGATTCAGTTAAGCTAGATCCAGCTGATGTAACTGATGGTGAATCAATGAAGGTAACAAGACAGATGCTTGATGGTTTAGTAGAGTACAAGCCAGGTGAAACTGAAATTGAACCTGCATTAGCTAAGTCTTGGGAAACTTCTGAAGATGGTTTAACATGGACATTTAATTTAAGAAAAGGTGTTAAATTCCACGATGGAACTAAATTTAATGCTGATGCTGTTGTATTTAACTTTAAGCGTTGGATGAATAAAGATCATAAATATCATGATGGTCAATTTGTTTACTGGGGTTATATGTTTGGTGGGTTCCCAGGAGTAGTTAAATCTGTAGAAGCTGTGGATGAGTATACTGTTAAATTTACTTTAAAAGAAAAATTGGCACCATTCTTAGCTAATTTAGCAATGGGTCCATTTGGAATTTCTAGTCCAACAGCGATTAAGAAGTATGGAGAAGACTATTTTAAGCATCCAGTAGGAACCGGACCATTTAAGTTTGTAAAGTGGGTTAAAGGAGATAGAATCATTTTAGAAGCAAATGAAGATTATTGGGAAGGTCGACCTTACTTAGATAAGGTTGTATTTAGAGTTATTCCAGATAATACTGCTAGATTTATGGAATTACAGTCTGGAAGTATTGATATGATTGACGGAGTTAACCCTAATAGTGTTCCACAAATTAGAAATGCAGATAAATTAAAGTTATCTTTAAGACCAAGTATGAATGTTGGTTATTTAGCTATGAACTTTGATAAGAAACCATTTGGTAATGTCAAAGTTAGAAGAGCTATTAATCATGCGATTAATAAGAAAGAGATTATTAAAGGTTTATATGCAGGACTAGGTAAACCTGCTAAAAACCCATTACCACCATCCTTGTGGGGGTATAATGAAGATATTGACCCTTATGAGTATAATCCAGAAAAGGCAAAAAAATTATTAGCTGAAGCTGGTTATCCAGATGGATTTAAAACAACATTATGGGCAATGCCTAACCCAAGACCATATATGCCTCAGCCAAAGTTAATCGCTCAGGCTATGCAGTCTGATCTAGAGGCTATTGGTGTTAAGGCAGAAATTAGAAGCTATGATTGGGGTACTTATCTACAAAAGACTGAAAATGGTGAACATGATATGGCACTTTTAGGTTGGACTGGTGATAATGGTGACCCAGATAACTTCTTATACGTCTTATTAGATAAGGATAATGCAATTAAAGGAAGTGCTGGTAATATTGCATTCTATAAGAGTGATCCATTACATGAATTATTAATTAAAGCTCAAACTACTATGGATCAAGAAAAGCGAGCTGAATTATATAAGAAATCTCAAAAGGTTATCCATAAAGATGCGCCATGGGTACCTGTAGCTCACTCTAATCCTCCATTAGGATTGAAGAATAAAGTAATGAATTACGAACCAAGTCCAGTAGGACAAGAAAAATTAAATGATGTGTGGCTTAAGCAGTAAGTTTAATTGAATATTAATGGTATAAGCTTAGAGTATATATGGCAATTGCCATATATACTCTAATTCATGTTTAAAGCTAGTGTAAATAAAAGGATATAATTGATAGTTATAGCAAAGGAGGTTGTAACGAGAGGATGTTAACTTATATTTTAAGAAGATTATTATTTCTTGTTCCGATCATTATTGGAGTGTCTATAGTAGTTTTTATGATGGTTCATTTGATTCCAGGAGATCCTGCTCAAATTATGTTAGGTGAGAGGGCATCACATGAAGATTTAAAAAGATTAAGAGATGAACTAGGCCTTAATGATCCCTTATATCAACAATATTTTAGGTTTTTGAAACGAATTGCAAGAGGTGATTTAGGAACCTCAATTATGACCAGAAATCCAGTAGGTGAAGAGTTGTTACACAGGTATCCAGCTACCATTGAATTAAGTCTTTTCAGTATGATTATAGCTGTTTTAATTGGAGTTCCAGCGGGAATTATT is drawn from Selenihalanaerobacter shriftii and contains these coding sequences:
- a CDS encoding ABC transporter substrate-binding protein yields the protein MFNKKSIALVLIIAVVGFALVGCGQSEKAAEQAPEKNQQQTEKKAQEKVKPKSGGTLVFGRGGDSVKLDPADVTDGESMKVTRQMLDGLVEYKPGETEIEPALAKSWETSEDGLTWTFNLRKGVKFHDGTKFNADAVVFNFKRWMNKDHKYHDGQFVYWGYMFGGFPGVVKSVEAVDEYTVKFTLKEKLAPFLANLAMGPFGISSPTAIKKYGEDYFKHPVGTGPFKFVKWVKGDRIILEANEDYWEGRPYLDKVVFRVIPDNTARFMELQSGSIDMIDGVNPNSVPQIRNADKLKLSLRPSMNVGYLAMNFDKKPFGNVKVRRAINHAINKKEIIKGLYAGLGKPAKNPLPPSLWGYNEDIDPYEYNPEKAKKLLAEAGYPDGFKTTLWAMPNPRPYMPQPKLIAQAMQSDLEAIGVKAEIRSYDWGTYLQKTENGEHDMALLGWTGDNGDPDNFLYVLLDKDNAIKGSAGNIAFYKSDPLHELLIKAQTTMDQEKRAELYKKSQKVIHKDAPWVPVAHSNPPLGLKNKVMNYEPSPVGQEKLNDVWLKQ